The Microcebus murinus isolate Inina chromosome 4, M.murinus_Inina_mat1.0, whole genome shotgun sequence genome has a segment encoding these proteins:
- the LOC105861302 gene encoding olfactory receptor 8K1, whose product MNRMERRNHTAVTKVTEFILMGITDNPRLQAPLFGIFLIIYLVTVVGNLGIVILTHLDSKLHTPMYFFLRHLSITDLGYSTVIGPKMMVNFVVHKNTISYNWCATQLAFFEIFIITELFILSAMAYDRYVAICKPLLYVVIMAEKVRWVLVFIPYLYSTFVSLLLTIKLFMLSFCGSNIIHYFYCDCLPLISMLCSDTRELELIILIFAGCNLLSSLLIVLISYMFILVAILGMNSVEGRYKAFSTCSSHLTVVVVFYGTLLFIYLQPKSSHTFDIDKMASVFYTLVIPMLNPLIYSLRNREVKDALKRILTNQLKSSA is encoded by the coding sequence ATGAACCGTATGGAGAGACGCAATCATACTGCAGTGACCAAGGTGACAGAATTTATTCTCATGGGGATCACAGACAACCCTAGGCTGCAGGCACCACTCTTTGGAATCTTCCTCATCATATACTTAGTCACAGTGGTGGGCAATCTGGGCATTGTTATCTTGACCCATTTGGACTCCAAGCtacacacccccatgtacttttTCCTTAGGCACTTGTCAATTACTGACCTTGGTTACTCCACTGTCATTGGCCCAAAAATGATGGTAAACTTCGTTGTCCACAAAAATACCATTTCCTACAATTGGTGTGCCACTCAGCTAGCATTCTTTGAGATTTTCATCATTACTGAACTGTTTATTCTATCAGCAATGGCCTATGATCGCTACGTAGCCATCTGTAAACCCCTTCTCTATGTGGTCATCATGGCAGAGAAAGTACGTTGGGTGCTGGTATTTATTCCCTATCTCTACAGCACCTTTGTGTCACTACTCCTTACAATTAAGTTATTTATGCTGTCCTTCTGTGGCTCCAATATCATCCATTACTTTTACTGTGACTGTCTCCCTCTGATATCCATGCTTTGTTCTGACACACGTGAATTAGAACTGATCATTTTGATCTTCGCTGGATGTAATTTGCTCTCCTCCCTCTTGATTGTTCTCATATCCTATATGTTTATTCTTGTGGCCATTCTCGGAATGAACTCAGTGGAGGGGAGGTACAAAGCCTTCTCCACCTGTAGCTCCCATCTGACAGTGGTGGTCGTGTTCTATGGGACATTATTGTTTATTTACCTGCAACCCAAATCCAGCCATACTTTCGATATTGACAAAATGGCCTCTGTGTTTTACACCTTGGTGATCCCTATGCTGAATCCATTGATCTACAGCCTAAGGAACAGAGAAGTAAAAGATGCTTTAAAGAGAATATTAACTAATCAATTGAAAAGTTCTGCTTAG